In a genomic window of Croceibacterium sp. TMG7-5b_MA50:
- a CDS encoding arylsulfatase: protein MVTASGVALAATPLPRRRPPNIIFVLADDLGYGDIGAYGQARFRTPNIDRLAEQGRLFTQGYAGAPVCSPSRGALLTGQHTGHARIRDNFALAAGHLGYKGEQQLRRASLTPQDRTVAQHLKAAGYATGIMGKWHLDGYDPAAVPTNFGFDEFKGWLVTEPVTEGYWPAKRMHNTQMVDVAGNAGGARQVYDTDLITDESIDFIGRHRAAPFFLYVAYNAPHSPHIAPDFGPYADQSWPDDEKFYAAMIDRLDRNVGRLLEQLKATGIDEDTMVIFSSDNGPRSEPSAPQTRVADSFDSNGGLTGYKRDMYEGGLRVPFLVRWPGQIAAGSRSDVPIYFPDLLPTALSAAGAPSQPGDGIDLLPHLLNTDAVPPDRFMYWEFYSPEYRQAARYGKWKAVRLQRAGQTQLFDLSADPWESRNLASDYPEVVQFMNDGMAREHRASAEYPDPTPAAEAAS from the coding sequence ATGGTGACAGCCTCAGGCGTGGCTCTCGCCGCGACGCCGCTACCGCGCCGGCGACCGCCAAACATCATCTTCGTGCTGGCGGACGATCTCGGCTATGGTGATATCGGGGCTTATGGGCAGGCGCGGTTCCGGACACCGAACATCGACCGACTGGCGGAACAGGGGCGGCTGTTCACACAAGGGTATGCCGGTGCGCCCGTGTGCTCCCCATCACGCGGTGCGTTGCTGACCGGGCAACATACCGGCCATGCCCGCATTCGCGATAATTTCGCGCTGGCTGCCGGACACCTTGGCTACAAAGGCGAGCAGCAACTCCGCCGCGCGAGCCTGACCCCGCAGGACCGCACGGTGGCGCAGCACCTGAAGGCTGCCGGCTACGCAACGGGGATCATGGGCAAGTGGCACCTCGACGGCTACGACCCGGCGGCAGTGCCGACCAATTTCGGCTTCGACGAGTTCAAGGGCTGGCTGGTGACCGAACCCGTGACGGAGGGGTACTGGCCGGCCAAGCGGATGCACAACACGCAGATGGTCGATGTGGCGGGGAATGCCGGCGGCGCGCGGCAGGTCTACGACACTGACCTGATCACGGATGAGTCTATCGACTTCATCGGGCGGCACCGCGCTGCGCCGTTCTTCCTCTACGTGGCGTACAACGCGCCCCACAGCCCGCATATCGCACCTGACTTCGGCCCATACGCGGATCAGTCATGGCCAGATGACGAGAAGTTCTACGCCGCGATGATCGATCGGCTGGACAGGAATGTCGGCCGATTGCTGGAACAGCTGAAGGCAACCGGCATCGACGAGGACACAATGGTCATCTTCTCGTCCGACAATGGGCCCCGGTCCGAACCATCCGCCCCGCAGACGCGCGTCGCGGATTCGTTCGACTCCAATGGCGGGCTGACCGGGTACAAGCGCGACATGTACGAAGGCGGGCTGCGCGTGCCGTTCCTGGTGCGGTGGCCGGGACAGATCGCGGCCGGATCGCGCAGCGACGTGCCGATCTACTTCCCCGATCTGCTGCCCACGGCCTTGTCCGCGGCAGGCGCGCCGTCGCAGCCGGGCGACGGCATCGACCTGCTGCCGCACTTGCTGAACACCGATGCCGTCCCGCCCGACCGGTTCATGTACTGGGAGTTTTACTCGCCCGAGTATCGCCAGGCGGCGCGCTACGGGAAGTGGAAGGCTGTACGGCTGCAGCGTGCCGGGCAGACCCAGCTGTTCGACCTGTCGGCGGACCCGTGGGAAAGCCGCAACCTGGCCAGCGATTACCCGGAGGTCGTGCAGTTCATGAACGATGGCATGGCGCGCGAACATCGCGCATCGGCGGAATACCCGGATCCTACCCCAGCAGCAGAGGCGGCTTCTTGA